One segment of Zhihengliuella halotolerans DNA contains the following:
- a CDS encoding APC family permease, giving the protein MAEASTPVVHTGLRRNALGVPGIVFLVLAAVAPLTGAIVVTSLAIALGNGGGMAASYAIVAVVLLLFAVGYAQMSRKLVNAGGFYAFVVRGLGPTGGLVAGFIATMGYNFFVAGAIGTSGFFFQIVLADLIGLNVHWYVWGLLSIAAAFFFARRGIDFSAKLLGIALVLEILILLIFDIAVLFRTGYAIEAFSMEAITTGSIGVGLLLAATGFLGFEATALFGEEARNPLKTIPRATYLAIAAIGLIHAVTTWAVVSALGVAQAQDTALEHLAGGDLLMALSQEYLGGFMTTVMLVLLLVSLFAALLAFHNAATRYLFALGRARVLPATLGSTLENGVPQNAALANAIFAAVVAGLFALSGLDPITSLVPTMIGFGTLCILVLQLLAAFSIVAHFRKARDPRWMSTFVAPGLGLLGLVWIVGMAIANFPILAGSDAAIVGMLPLLLVVALIGGVGYAYYLRRRRPEVYAGLTTDLEKVEPAAEEGVPTP; this is encoded by the coding sequence ATGGCCGAAGCATCGACACCCGTCGTCCACACCGGGCTGCGCCGCAACGCGCTCGGCGTGCCCGGCATCGTCTTCCTCGTCCTCGCCGCCGTCGCCCCGCTGACGGGAGCGATCGTCGTGACCTCACTGGCGATCGCGCTCGGAAACGGCGGCGGCATGGCGGCGTCGTACGCGATCGTCGCCGTCGTCCTGCTGCTCTTCGCGGTCGGCTACGCGCAGATGTCCCGCAAGCTCGTGAACGCCGGCGGCTTCTACGCGTTCGTGGTGCGCGGCCTCGGCCCGACCGGCGGACTCGTGGCCGGCTTCATCGCGACCATGGGCTACAACTTCTTCGTCGCCGGCGCGATCGGCACGAGCGGGTTCTTCTTCCAGATCGTGCTCGCGGACCTGATCGGGCTGAACGTGCACTGGTACGTCTGGGGTCTGCTCTCGATCGCCGCCGCGTTCTTCTTCGCCCGGCGCGGCATCGACTTCAGCGCCAAGCTCCTGGGCATCGCCCTGGTCCTCGAGATCCTCATCCTGTTGATCTTCGACATCGCGGTGCTCTTCCGCACCGGCTACGCGATCGAGGCGTTCTCCATGGAGGCCATCACCACCGGATCCATCGGCGTCGGCCTCCTGCTCGCGGCCACCGGCTTCCTCGGTTTCGAGGCCACCGCACTCTTCGGCGAGGAGGCGCGCAACCCGCTCAAGACGATCCCGCGGGCCACTTACCTGGCGATCGCCGCGATCGGCCTCATCCACGCCGTCACCACGTGGGCCGTCGTCAGCGCCCTCGGCGTCGCCCAGGCCCAGGACACGGCGCTCGAGCACCTCGCAGGCGGCGACCTGCTCATGGCACTCTCGCAGGAGTACCTCGGCGGGTTCATGACCACCGTGATGCTCGTCCTGCTGCTCGTGAGCCTCTTCGCCGCGCTGCTGGCCTTCCACAACGCCGCAACCCGCTACCTCTTCGCGCTCGGCCGCGCCCGCGTCCTGCCCGCCACGCTCGGCAGCACGTTGGAGAACGGCGTCCCGCAGAACGCCGCCCTCGCGAACGCGATCTTCGCCGCCGTGGTCGCCGGGCTGTTCGCACTCTCCGGGCTCGACCCGATCACCTCCCTGGTGCCCACGATGATCGGCTTCGGCACCCTCTGCATCCTGGTGCTGCAGCTGCTCGCGGCCTTCTCGATCGTCGCGCACTTCCGCAAGGCCAGGGATCCGCGCTGGATGAGCACGTTCGTCGCGCCGGGGCTCGGCCTGCTCGGGCTCGTGTGGATCGTGGGCATGGCCATCGCGAACTTCCCGATCCTCGCCGGCTCGGACGCCGCCATCGTGGGCATGCTGCCGCTGCTGCTCGTCGTCGCGCTTATCGGCGGCGTGGGCTACGCCTACTACCTGCGCCGGCGCCGGCCGGAGGTCTACGCGGGACTCACCACCGACCTGGAGAAGGTCGAGCCCGCCGCCGAAGAGGGCGTCCCGACGCCCTGA
- a CDS encoding DUF4190 domain-containing protein yields MGIQGWEWLIMIGLALGALVLIVVVLFVIVRREPQPDDVVLVSPHEPIGHTPDGRPLYPAPQVRPTNTFAILALIFSFFVAILGVVFGHLARAQIRRTGEAGDGLALAGLIIGYAVIVGWALLLFAPLIFGGIMSSSVTYGLVLAAT; encoded by the coding sequence ATGGGAATTCAAGGCTGGGAGTGGCTGATCATGATCGGCCTCGCGCTCGGGGCGCTGGTCCTGATCGTCGTGGTGCTGTTCGTGATCGTCCGCCGCGAGCCGCAGCCCGACGACGTCGTGCTGGTTTCGCCCCACGAACCCATCGGGCACACGCCCGACGGCCGGCCGCTCTACCCGGCGCCGCAGGTGCGGCCGACCAACACGTTTGCCATCCTCGCCTTGATCTTCAGCTTCTTCGTCGCGATTCTCGGCGTGGTCTTCGGCCACCTGGCCCGCGCGCAGATCCGCCGCACGGGCGAGGCAGGCGACGGGCTCGCCCTGGCGGGCCTGATCATCGGCTACGCGGTGATCGTCGGCTGGGCGCTCTTGCTCTTCGCCCCGCTCATCTTCGGCGGCATCATGAGCAGCAGCGTGACGTACGGGCTAGTCCTCGCGGCGACCTGA
- a CDS encoding NAD(P)/FAD-dependent oxidoreductase yields MINGNVSHWWEQIGLPAPRPALPGYLHADVAIVGAGFTGLWTAYYLKRERPDLRVVVIEQRHVGYGASGRNGGWLTNSITGGRDQYAKSHGREQAEEFQLAMNRTVDEVIRVALSEGIDADIRKGGEVEVAYTPAQEARLRAQVAAEREWKHTDVELLEGARATERIIVAGTRVASWHPHCARIQPAKLVVGLAEAAERLGVEIYEQTRVEAIRPHLVETTHGTVAAEFIVRATEGFTSQLAGMRRAWLPMNSSMIATEPLDAAVWEEIGWRNGEVLGDYAHVYMYAQRTADDRIAIGGRGVPYKYGSRTDLDGVTPDVTVRTLEAIMNRFFPGTRGARIDHAWSGVLGVPRDWSATVGLDPATGVGWGGGYVGTGVTATNLSGRTLTDLILGRDTELTRLPWVNRKVRPWEPEPLRWLATKGLYAAYGFADRTELASRTKTSPVAHLADVITGRA; encoded by the coding sequence ATGATCAACGGCAACGTTTCACACTGGTGGGAACAGATTGGACTACCCGCGCCGAGGCCTGCCCTGCCCGGATACCTGCATGCCGACGTCGCCATCGTGGGCGCCGGGTTCACCGGGTTGTGGACGGCCTACTATCTCAAGCGCGAACGGCCGGACCTGCGCGTCGTCGTCATTGAGCAGCGCCACGTCGGCTACGGCGCTTCCGGGCGGAACGGCGGGTGGCTGACGAACTCCATCACCGGTGGCCGCGATCAATACGCGAAGTCCCACGGCAGGGAGCAGGCCGAAGAATTCCAGCTCGCCATGAACCGGACCGTGGACGAGGTCATCCGGGTGGCCCTGTCGGAGGGAATCGACGCGGACATCCGCAAGGGTGGCGAAGTAGAGGTCGCCTACACCCCCGCGCAGGAGGCGCGACTGCGGGCCCAGGTCGCCGCCGAACGGGAATGGAAGCACACCGACGTCGAGCTCCTGGAGGGCGCGCGAGCCACTGAACGCATCATTGTCGCCGGCACCCGCGTCGCTTCCTGGCACCCGCATTGCGCCCGCATTCAGCCGGCCAAGCTGGTGGTCGGGTTGGCCGAGGCGGCGGAGCGGCTCGGCGTCGAAATCTACGAGCAGACGCGCGTCGAGGCGATCCGACCACATCTGGTGGAGACGACGCACGGCACGGTGGCCGCCGAGTTCATCGTGCGGGCAACGGAGGGATTCACCTCGCAACTGGCCGGCATGCGGCGCGCGTGGCTGCCGATGAACTCGTCTATGATCGCGACGGAACCCCTGGACGCCGCGGTGTGGGAGGAGATCGGCTGGCGCAACGGTGAGGTGCTCGGGGATTACGCACACGTGTACATGTACGCCCAACGAACGGCCGACGACCGGATCGCCATCGGCGGCCGGGGCGTGCCCTACAAGTACGGGTCGCGCACCGACCTCGACGGCGTCACGCCCGACGTCACGGTCCGCACCCTCGAGGCCATCATGAACCGCTTCTTCCCCGGGACCCGGGGCGCACGCATCGATCACGCCTGGTCTGGCGTGCTGGGGGTTCCGCGCGACTGGTCCGCGACGGTCGGTCTTGACCCGGCGACGGGAGTGGGCTGGGGTGGCGGATACGTCGGCACCGGCGTCACGGCCACCAACCTGAGCGGGCGAACCTTGACGGACCTCATTCTCGGCCGGGACACCGAACTCACCCGGCTGCCCTGGGTCAACCGGAAGGTCCGCCCGTGGGAGCCGGAGCCGCTGCGCTGGCTGGCCACGAAGGGACTCTACGCCGCCTATGGCTTCGCAGACCGAACCGAGCTCGCCAGCCGCACCAAGACATCACCCGTGGCCCACCTCGCGGACGTGATCACCGGCCGGGCGTGA
- a CDS encoding LysR family transcriptional regulator: MTEPRPPVENWLQLPVLRLLVGIADHGSLSAAARAAGMAQSNATRSLKTLERRLGYTLVHRSTRGSRLTSEGTLTAGWAREVLAAAERLSAGTAALAAGDEDELAVGCSMTIAEYLAPTWLGAFRTAMPRATATLRIANSRDVVAAVSAGEVLLGFVESPDRLEGLREETVYADELVVVVDPAHPWAADGRPIDAAELARTPLVEREAGSGTRAALDHLIGEHRPAPVLELNSIAAVCHSVIAGLGPAVLSRLAAAGELASGRIVEVPVAGGPLRREFRAIWTEAAEHSRAAREFLRVARAGTDSPPDDVGK; this comes from the coding sequence ATGACCGAGCCGCGACCACCCGTGGAGAACTGGCTGCAGCTGCCCGTGCTGCGCCTGCTCGTCGGCATCGCCGACCACGGCAGCCTGAGCGCGGCGGCTCGGGCGGCCGGGATGGCGCAGTCGAACGCGACGCGCTCGCTGAAGACGCTCGAGCGGCGGCTCGGCTACACGCTCGTGCACCGGTCGACGCGCGGGTCGCGCCTGACGTCGGAGGGTACGCTGACGGCCGGGTGGGCGCGCGAGGTGCTCGCCGCGGCCGAACGGCTCTCGGCGGGGACGGCCGCGCTGGCCGCCGGCGACGAGGACGAGCTGGCGGTCGGCTGCAGCATGACGATCGCCGAATACCTGGCGCCGACGTGGCTCGGAGCGTTCCGGACCGCGATGCCGCGCGCGACGGCGACACTGCGGATCGCGAACTCACGCGACGTCGTCGCGGCCGTGTCCGCCGGCGAGGTGCTGCTGGGGTTCGTCGAGTCCCCCGACCGGCTCGAGGGCCTGCGCGAGGAGACGGTGTACGCGGACGAGCTCGTCGTCGTCGTCGACCCGGCGCATCCCTGGGCGGCGGACGGGCGGCCGATCGACGCGGCCGAGCTCGCTCGCACCCCGCTCGTCGAACGCGAGGCCGGCTCCGGCACGCGGGCCGCGCTCGACCACCTGATCGGCGAGCATCGCCCGGCGCCCGTGCTCGAGCTGAACAGCATCGCCGCGGTGTGCCACTCGGTCATCGCCGGGCTGGGGCCGGCCGTACTCAGCCGGCTCGCCGCGGCCGGAGAGCTGGCCAGCGGGCGCATCGTCGAGGTCCCCGTCGCCGGCGGGCCGCTGCGACGCGAGTTCCGGGCCATCTGGACGGAAGCCGCCGAGCACTCGCGGGCCGCCCGCGAATTCCTGCGCGTCGCGCGCGCCGGCACGGATTCACCACCCGACGACGTCGGAAAGTGA
- a CDS encoding YeiH family protein, with protein sequence MPSPTRRTTRPQHPRGRDVAPARAAAVVLDLAPGAAVCLGAAALAWLAGRALPQVSPLLIAILAGALWRNLAPVPAALAPGVAFASRPLLRAGIVLLGLQLPLAALAGLGPGVLLVAAGTVAITFAATLWLGRMLGIEPGQRLLIAAGFSICGAAAIAAAEQPARARQDQVAAAVALVVLFGTAMIPLVPFLGALLGLGPAEIGMWIGASTHEVAQVVAAGGAVGGSALAVAVTVKLARVAMLAPVVAGISLYMRRRHAPGTGKRPPIVPLFVAGFLAAVLLRSTGIVPEPALAVAAGLQSLLLAAAMFALGLGVHLPSLLRVGGRPVLLATCSTAVVLAVSLAGVVFFPPA encoded by the coding sequence ATGCCCTCGCCCACCCGCCGCACGACTCGCCCGCAGCACCCCCGCGGGCGGGACGTGGCACCTGCCCGCGCCGCCGCCGTCGTTCTGGATCTGGCCCCCGGGGCCGCCGTCTGCCTGGGGGCGGCCGCGCTCGCGTGGCTCGCCGGGCGGGCGCTGCCGCAGGTCAGCCCGCTGCTCATCGCGATCCTCGCTGGGGCGCTGTGGCGCAATCTGGCGCCGGTGCCCGCGGCGCTCGCGCCCGGAGTGGCGTTCGCGTCGCGCCCGCTGCTGCGGGCGGGGATCGTGCTGCTGGGGTTGCAGCTGCCGCTCGCCGCGCTGGCGGGGCTGGGGCCGGGCGTGCTGCTGGTCGCGGCCGGCACGGTGGCGATCACGTTCGCCGCGACCCTGTGGCTGGGCCGGATGCTCGGGATCGAGCCGGGGCAGCGGTTGCTCATCGCGGCCGGATTCTCGATCTGCGGGGCGGCGGCCATCGCGGCCGCCGAGCAGCCCGCGCGGGCCCGGCAGGACCAGGTCGCCGCGGCGGTCGCGCTCGTGGTGCTCTTCGGTACGGCGATGATCCCGCTGGTGCCGTTCCTCGGCGCGCTGCTGGGACTCGGGCCGGCGGAGATCGGGATGTGGATCGGGGCGTCGACGCACGAGGTCGCGCAGGTCGTCGCCGCCGGCGGGGCCGTGGGCGGCTCCGCGCTCGCGGTGGCCGTGACGGTCAAGCTCGCGCGCGTGGCGATGCTCGCGCCCGTCGTCGCCGGGATCTCCCTGTACATGCGCCGCCGCCACGCGCCGGGGACGGGGAAGCGCCCGCCGATCGTGCCGCTGTTCGTGGCTGGATTCCTGGCCGCCGTGCTGCTGCGAAGCACGGGGATCGTGCCGGAGCCGGCGCTCGCGGTGGCCGCGGGCCTCCAGTCACTGCTGTTGGCGGCGGCGATGTTCGCGCTCGGGCTCGGCGTGCACCTGCCGAGCCTGCTGCGCGTCGGGGGCCGGCCCGTCCTGCTGGCGACGTGCTCGACGGCGGTCGTGCTCGCGGTCTCGCTCGCCGGCGTCGTCTTCTTCCCGCCCGCGTAG
- a CDS encoding DUF6318 family protein translates to MQGSKMLRGALATLGVASLLALSACAGDDGTTTEPSASTPSSSAAPSSSTPPEPKKATPEGPAQNLVPPELPEEAEEFSEEGFKAFIEYWYEAASYGIATGDDSYVSQVSDEGCSGCTRILNMIENIGQGGSEQWIVGGEMQATDIIAKLHGGQGENQTAYFTLRKFAGDAYGKDGLLDGGDNVLKDGVVKFEFDASYENGAWLATRTAARN, encoded by the coding sequence ATGCAGGGTTCAAAGATGTTGCGCGGCGCGCTCGCGACGCTGGGCGTCGCCAGCCTTCTGGCGCTGAGCGCCTGCGCAGGTGATGACGGCACGACGACGGAGCCGTCTGCATCCACGCCTTCCTCTTCCGCGGCACCCAGCAGCAGCACTCCGCCCGAGCCCAAGAAAGCGACCCCCGAGGGCCCTGCGCAGAACCTCGTCCCACCGGAACTCCCGGAAGAGGCCGAGGAGTTCAGCGAGGAGGGCTTCAAGGCCTTCATCGAGTACTGGTATGAGGCGGCGAGCTACGGAATTGCAACGGGTGACGACTCGTACGTCAGTCAGGTTTCGGATGAAGGATGTTCGGGCTGTACGAGAATTCTCAACATGATCGAGAACATTGGACAGGGTGGGAGCGAACAATGGATTGTCGGCGGTGAGATGCAGGCGACCGACATCATTGCCAAGCTCCACGGAGGTCAGGGCGAGAATCAGACAGCTTACTTTACGCTCCGAAAGTTTGCTGGTGACGCTTACGGTAAGGATGGGCTTCTCGACGGCGGCGACAATGTTCTTAAGGACGGAGTCGTTAAATTTGAGTTTGACGCTTCCTATGAGAATGGTGCATGGCTGGCGACACGAACGGCGGCCCGGAATTAG
- a CDS encoding DUF4190 domain-containing protein, translated as MSTPQQSPNPYGNNQAQPGPYQQAPGQAGAPSPYAQPGYPAQVGRPTNTYAIVSLVSSFFIGLVGVIFGHLARKQIRETGEAGDGLAIAGLIIGYVSIGFWVLMFFLMFLPLLFIGV; from the coding sequence ATGAGCACTCCGCAGCAGTCACCCAACCCCTACGGCAACAATCAGGCCCAGCCCGGCCCGTACCAGCAGGCGCCCGGTCAGGCCGGCGCCCCGTCGCCCTACGCCCAGCCCGGATACCCCGCCCAGGTGGGGCGCCCGACCAACACGTACGCCATCGTCTCTCTGGTCTCCAGCTTCTTCATCGGCCTGGTCGGCGTGATCTTCGGCCACCTCGCGCGCAAGCAGATCCGCGAAACCGGTGAGGCGGGCGACGGCCTCGCGATCGCCGGACTCATCATCGGCTACGTCTCGATCGGCTTCTGGGTGCTGATGTTCTTCCTGATGTTCCTGCCACTCCTGTTCATCGGCGTCTAA